From a single Bradyrhizobium sediminis genomic region:
- a CDS encoding Tim44 domain-containing protein, which yields MKFTQRTRGIVQAIAVVLSLAVPVMFAISAADARVGGGGSSGSRGGRTFSAPPSTSTAPGTAQPMNRTMTQPGSPGMAGPAAAGAASKGGFFNRPGMGMLGGLAAGFLGAGLLGMLFGGGMFSGLGGLSSIIGLVLQIGLIILVVRLAMSWWQRRNATASAYAGPTPGAAVGPGAQTSFRTGTGFGLGSGSAPLEILPADYEAFERLLGEVQAAWSNEDVEKLHTLATPEMVSYFSKDLEENKARNDVNKITDVKLLQGDLAEAWREGDTDYASVAMRFSLVDKTLERGTSRLVAGSDTPTEATEVWTFVRPRGANWELSAIQQTN from the coding sequence ATGAAATTCACGCAGCGCACGCGCGGCATCGTTCAGGCCATCGCCGTCGTCCTATCGCTGGCGGTACCGGTGATGTTCGCGATCTCCGCGGCCGACGCCCGCGTCGGCGGCGGCGGCAGCTCGGGTTCCCGCGGCGGCCGCACGTTCTCGGCGCCGCCCTCGACCTCCACCGCGCCGGGTACGGCGCAACCGATGAATCGCACCATGACCCAGCCGGGCAGCCCCGGAATGGCCGGTCCCGCAGCCGCGGGTGCTGCCAGCAAGGGCGGCTTCTTCAACCGGCCCGGCATGGGCATGCTCGGCGGCCTCGCCGCGGGCTTCCTCGGCGCCGGCCTGCTCGGCATGCTGTTCGGCGGCGGGATGTTCTCCGGCCTCGGCGGCCTGTCGTCGATCATCGGCCTGGTCCTGCAGATCGGCCTGATCATCCTCGTGGTCCGGCTGGCGATGTCGTGGTGGCAGCGCCGTAACGCGACCGCGTCGGCCTATGCCGGCCCGACGCCCGGCGCCGCTGTCGGCCCGGGTGCGCAGACCAGCTTCCGCACCGGAACCGGCTTTGGCTTGGGATCGGGCAGCGCGCCGCTGGAGATTCTCCCCGCCGACTACGAAGCCTTCGAACGGCTGCTCGGCGAGGTCCAGGCCGCCTGGTCGAACGAGGACGTCGAAAAGCTGCACACGCTGGCGACCCCCGAAATGGTGTCGTATTTCAGCAAGGACCTCGAGGAGAACAAGGCCCGCAACGACGTCAACAAGATCACCGACGTGAAGCTGTTGCAGGGCGACCTCGCCGAAGCCTGGCGCGAGGGCGATACCGACTACGCCAGCGTGGCGATGCGGTTCTCGCTGGTCGACAAGACGCTGGAGCGCGGCACCAGCCGGCTGGTCGCGGGCAGCGACACGCCCACCGAGGCGACGGAGGTGTGGACCTTCGTGCGGCCGCGCGGCGCCAACTGGGAACTCTCGGCGATCCAGCAGACCAACTGA